The following are encoded in a window of Verrucomicrobiia bacterium genomic DNA:
- the zwf gene encoding glucose-6-phosphate dehydrogenase: MMQSANEDAYSCQLDSGRKVDTPCTVVIFGASGDLTARKLIPALYHLYAEGRLPEPFQVIGVARRPKNHETWREELRAALERFSRTGAPSAERWQAFAGRVFYCEGDFNQAQTYARLKEMLAKSPVEALRRNLLFYLAVAPSQFGEVSQHLHEAGLLQRMGDSGGWQRLLVEKPFGHDLRSARELNHHLLRLVDEQQIFRIDHYLGKETVQNILMFRFSNSIFEQLWNRQLVDHVQITVSEQQGVGDRGGFYEEAGALRDIGQNHLLQVLALVAMEPPVTLESEAVRNEKVKLLKSIRPITAAQAATQAVRGQYFAGTIEGQPVPGYRQEARVKPDSNVETFMALKLHIDNWRWSGVPFYLRSGKRLPLSASEVRVQFRPAPNVLFAAQCGPQLDVNAITLRLQPHEGISLRFNGKVPGSSLRVRPVRMHFSYNTEFGAYTPEAYERLLLEAMAGDATLFIRSDEVEAAWSLVDPIRQAWAAPLSNREFYAAGTWGPVAAEELMARDGREWRNPQPVA; the protein is encoded by the coding sequence ATGATGCAATCAGCCAACGAGGATGCATATAGTTGTCAGTTGGACAGCGGCCGCAAGGTGGACACCCCATGCACGGTGGTGATTTTTGGGGCCAGCGGCGATTTGACGGCGCGCAAGCTCATCCCGGCCCTGTATCACCTCTATGCTGAAGGACGGCTTCCCGAGCCGTTTCAGGTCATTGGGGTGGCGCGAAGGCCCAAAAACCATGAAACCTGGCGAGAGGAATTGCGGGCGGCCTTGGAGCGTTTTTCCCGCACGGGTGCGCCGTCGGCCGAGCGCTGGCAGGCCTTTGCCGGGCGGGTGTTTTATTGCGAAGGAGATTTTAACCAGGCACAGACCTATGCACGCCTGAAGGAGATGTTGGCGAAGTCACCGGTGGAGGCCCTGCGGCGGAATCTGTTGTTTTATCTGGCGGTGGCGCCCAGCCAATTTGGCGAGGTCAGCCAGCATTTGCATGAGGCCGGATTGTTGCAACGGATGGGGGATTCAGGCGGCTGGCAGCGGCTGTTGGTGGAGAAGCCCTTTGGGCATGATTTACGCAGCGCCCGTGAATTGAATCATCATTTGCTGCGGCTGGTGGATGAGCAGCAAATATTCCGGATTGACCATTACCTGGGCAAGGAGACGGTGCAGAACATTTTGATGTTCCGGTTCAGCAACTCGATATTTGAGCAGCTTTGGAATCGGCAACTGGTGGATCACGTGCAGATCACCGTCAGCGAACAGCAGGGGGTGGGCGATCGGGGAGGGTTTTACGAGGAGGCGGGGGCGTTGCGCGACATCGGGCAGAACCACTTATTGCAGGTGCTGGCCCTGGTGGCCATGGAGCCGCCGGTGACGCTGGAGAGTGAGGCGGTGCGCAATGAGAAGGTGAAGCTGCTCAAATCCATACGCCCCATCACAGCGGCACAGGCGGCGACGCAGGCGGTGCGGGGGCAGTATTTTGCCGGCACCATTGAAGGGCAGCCCGTGCCGGGGTACCGGCAGGAGGCCCGCGTCAAACCGGATTCCAACGTGGAGACGTTCATGGCCTTGAAACTGCACATAGACAACTGGCGGTGGTCGGGGGTGCCGTTTTACTTGCGCAGTGGCAAGCGGCTGCCGTTGAGCGCCAGCGAAGTGCGGGTGCAGTTTCGGCCCGCCCCCAATGTGCTCTTTGCGGCGCAGTGCGGGCCGCAATTGGATGTGAATGCGATCACGCTGCGCCTGCAGCCCCATGAGGGGATCAGCCTGCGGTTCAATGGCAAGGTGCCAGGCTCAAGCCTGCGGGTGCGGCCGGTGCGCATGCATTTCAGTTACAACACGGAGTTCGGGGCCTATACGCCGGAGGCTTATGAGCGGTTGTTGCTCGAGGCCATGGCCGGAGATGCCACTTTGTTCATCCGCAGCGACGAAGTGGAGGCGGCATGGAGCCTGGTGGATCCCATCCGCCAGGCGTGGGCGGCGCCGTTGTCGAACCGCGAATTCTATGCCGCAGGCACGTGGGGCCCGGTGGCGGCAGAGGAGCTTATGGCGCGGGATGGGCGCGAGTGGCGGAATCCGCAGCCGGTGGCCTGA
- a CDS encoding succinate dehydrogenase/fumarate reductase iron-sulfur subunit has translation MKVKLKVWRQKNSDAPGAFEIYETPELNPNMSFLEMMDVVNEDLTLKGQEPIAFDHDCREGICGTCSLVINGKPHGPHRGVATCQTYMRSFKDGETIIVEPFRARPFPVIKDLVVNRKAFDKIMQAGGFISVRTGSAPDANSIPVPKENADRAMDAAACIGCGACVAACKNASAMLFVAAKVSHLGLLPQGQPERYRRAKAMVEAMDEAGFGACTVTGSCEAVCPKNISLDFIARLNRDFAVALLKGDPPQSAQGAG, from the coding sequence ATGAAAGTTAAACTCAAGGTTTGGCGGCAGAAAAACAGCGACGCCCCCGGCGCCTTCGAGATTTACGAAACGCCGGAGCTGAACCCCAACATGTCCTTTCTGGAGATGATGGACGTGGTCAATGAGGACCTCACCCTCAAAGGCCAGGAGCCGATCGCGTTTGATCACGACTGCCGCGAAGGCATCTGTGGCACCTGCTCGCTGGTCATCAATGGCAAACCCCACGGCCCGCATCGCGGCGTGGCCACCTGCCAGACTTACATGCGCAGTTTCAAAGATGGGGAAACCATCATCGTCGAGCCTTTCCGCGCCCGGCCTTTCCCCGTCATCAAGGACCTCGTGGTCAACCGCAAGGCCTTCGACAAAATCATGCAGGCCGGCGGCTTCATCTCCGTCCGCACCGGCAGCGCCCCCGATGCCAACAGCATCCCTGTGCCCAAAGAGAATGCAGATCGCGCCATGGATGCAGCCGCCTGTATTGGCTGCGGGGCCTGTGTGGCCGCCTGCAAAAACGCCAGCGCCATGCTCTTTGTGGCGGCCAAGGTCTCCCACCTGGGCCTCCTGCCCCAGGGCCAGCCTGAGCGCTACCGTCGCGCCAAGGCCATGGTGGAAGCCATGGATGAAGCCGGCTTCGGCGCCTGTACCGTGACCGGCTCCTGCGAGGCCGTTTGCCCCAAGAACATCAGCCTCGATTTCATTGCGCGGCTTAATCGGGATTTCGCCGTGGCCCTGCTCAAAGGAGATCCGCCCCAGTCGGCTCAGGGCGCTGGCTGA